The Komagataeibacter sp. FNDCR2 nucleotide sequence GCTGCGGCACCGGAGCCCGCGCCGCCATGTCGGATGAGCGGGGCGGTGGCATTGGCCGGATGGAGATGACCCGCCGCCGCGACGCAGGTGGCGGCATGGCGGACGCTGGAGACCGGGACGGAGCAGGTGGCGGCGTGACGGGCGGCGCGGGCTCGGGCGCGACGATGGGAGACGTGGCGGACGGCACGGGCAGGTCTGGCGCTGGCGGCGGCATAACGGGCGGTGCGGGCTCGGACGCGACGGTAGGAGAGGCGACGGATGGCGCGGACGGAGCTGGCGCTGGCGGCGGCATGACGGGCGGTGCGGGCTCGGGCGCGACGGTGGGAGACGTGACGGACGACGCGGACGGGGCTGGCGCTGGCGGCGGCATGACGGGCAGAGCGGACTGGGGTGCGACGGTGGGAGACGTGACGGACGGCGTGGGCAGGTCTGGCACTGGCGGCGGCATAACGGACGGGGCTGGCGTGGGCGTGGGCGTGGGCGTGGGCGTGGGCGTGGGCGTGGGCGTGGGCGTGGGCGTGGGCGTGGGCGTGGGCGTGGGCGTGGGCGATGATGGCGGTGGTGGCGTGGACGCCGCAAGGTACTGGGCGAAACTGTCCTGTATTTTCCGCGCCTTTTCCGGGTCGGACGCGACGGCCTGCGGGTCGGACGAATCCACTACGACCACCCGGTCCCCTTCCAGCGGGCTGGGAACATGCCCTGCTCCCAGCAGGGCCCGCACGGCGCGTGCGTTCGGGGCGTCGTTGCGCGCCATGAGGTCGAGCCGACGATCCAGCAGGCCATGGCGGTCAATAAAGCTGTTCACACGCGCGGGTATGCGAATGCACCCCTCGGAATCCGCCTGTCCCAGCCGGGATTCGAGAAAGGTGGGGTCGGTCGCATGCATCTCCAGGCGCACCACCGCCAGCGCGCCCCTGCGGTGCCAGTCCTCCGTCGTCTGCCAGCCGAAATCCCATACCCGCATGCCCTTGTCGCCATTGCCGCGGATGCCGTGTTCATTTTTGGTGCCAAGCGCGCGGTAGCCGTAAATCTGCCCGTCATTGAAAAATATGCCCACCGGCGTGCGGAAATGTTCCTTGCGGCCCGGCCGCCCCGTACTGACCGCCACCATGCCCAGCGGGACCAGCGCATGCGCGGCCGGGTCGGCCAGCACAAACCACAGGCGCTGGACGGCGGGCGCGCGATCGACAACCAGAATGATTTCCGTATTCGCGGGCCAGTCGCCAGCCTGATCGAGCATGTCCATGCCCAGCGCCATGGCGCGCTGGGTCTGGCGCGGTGACAGGCGTGTCCGCTGGGGGCCGAGTTCGCGCT carries:
- a CDS encoding L,D-transpeptidase, which produces MMLPMRWIMLILTALPMTCQAEAALAAPLPDAAIMLQQDIQRELGPQRTRLSPRQTQRAMALGMDMLDQAGDWPANTEIILVVDRAPAVQRLWFVLADPAAHALVPLGMVAVSTGRPGRKEHFRTPVGIFFNDGQIYGYRALGTKNEHGIRGNGDKGMRVWDFGWQTTEDWHRRGALAVVRLEMHATDPTFLESRLGQADSEGCIRIPARVNSFIDRHGLLDRRLDLMARNDAPNARAVRALLGAGHVPSPLEGDRVVVVDSSDPQAVASDPEKARKIQDSFAQYLAASTPPPPSSPTPTPTPTPTPTPTPTPTPTPTPTPTPTPAPSVMPPPVPDLPTPSVTSPTVAPQSALPVMPPPAPAPSASSVTSPTVAPEPAPPVMPPPAPAPSAPSVASPTVASEPAPPVMPPPAPDLPVPSATSPIVAPEPAPPVTPPPAPSRSPASAMPPPASRRRVISIRPMPPPRSSDMAARAPVPQPLTPPEQGQP